The proteins below are encoded in one region of Sphingomonas sp.:
- the recO gene encoding DNA repair protein RecO, whose product MYIRAEAIILSVRAHGEHGAVVRALTEADGLQAGYVRGGRSRAMRPILQPANLVLGEWRARTEEQLPGLTVELIHSRAPMFGEPLPAAAFEWATALTASVLPEGQPYPHVHDALDGVLGAIEAAPAARGWAVALVRYELLLLAELGFGLDLERCAATGATQELHFVSPKSGTAVSRIGAAGYENRLLRLPPFLTLGGAAEWGDILDGLKLTGHFLERDLLIGKSADVIAARARLVDRLKRAVA is encoded by the coding sequence ATGTATATCCGCGCCGAAGCCATCATCCTGAGCGTCCGTGCGCATGGCGAGCATGGGGCGGTGGTGCGGGCGCTTACCGAGGCTGACGGCTTGCAGGCCGGATATGTGCGGGGCGGGCGGTCGCGGGCGATGCGGCCCATCCTCCAGCCGGCCAATCTCGTGCTCGGCGAATGGCGGGCGCGAACCGAGGAGCAATTGCCGGGGCTGACCGTCGAGCTGATCCACAGCCGTGCGCCGATGTTCGGCGAGCCGCTGCCCGCCGCGGCGTTCGAATGGGCGACGGCGTTGACCGCTTCGGTGCTGCCGGAGGGTCAGCCCTATCCGCATGTTCATGACGCGCTCGACGGCGTGCTCGGGGCGATCGAGGCGGCGCCGGCGGCGCGGGGCTGGGCGGTGGCGCTGGTGCGTTATGAGCTTCTGCTGCTCGCCGAGCTGGGCTTCGGGCTCGATCTGGAGCGCTGCGCCGCGACTGGGGCGACGCAGGAATTGCACTTCGTCAGCCCGAAGAGCGGGACTGCCGTCAGCCGGATCGGCGCGGCGGGATATGAGAATCGACTGCTTCGCCTGCCGCCATTCCTGACGCTCGGCGGGGCGGCGGAATGGGGCGATATCCTCGACGGATTGAAGCTGACCGGGCATTTCCTGGAGCGCGATCTGCTGATCGGGAAAAGCGCGGATGTGATCGCGGCGCGGGCGCGGCTGGTCGATCGGCTCAAGCGCGCGGTTGCGTAA
- a CDS encoding LysR family transcriptional regulator has translation MKRTHLPLNGLRVLDAAARHLSFTRAADELAVTPAAVGQQIRALEDTLGVVLFRRTTKGLELTQEGEAGLVALRAGFLQFEESVRAMQAGQSSKSLTIAAPRDLTAKWLMPRLAEIARGDGELRFVLVPADDAIDFTEANLDLAIRWGEGPGEHEGEALESDGMVTVERPGGGQDVKICWPGCLDEDAVSPVRVSDAGLALDAAAEGLGRATVPELLARGDIAAGRLAVAGEAKVSSLGYWLVAPLPQWRQKKVKALVDALAS, from the coding sequence ATGAAGCGCACCCATCTTCCCCTGAACGGCCTGCGGGTGCTCGACGCGGCCGCGCGGCACTTGTCGTTCACCCGCGCGGCGGACGAGTTGGCGGTGACCCCGGCGGCGGTAGGCCAGCAGATCCGCGCGCTCGAGGACACGCTGGGCGTTGTGCTGTTCCGGCGCACCACCAAGGGGCTGGAGCTGACGCAGGAGGGCGAGGCCGGGCTGGTCGCGCTGCGGGCCGGGTTCCTCCAGTTCGAGGAGAGCGTGCGGGCGATGCAGGCCGGGCAATCGTCCAAGTCGCTGACCATCGCCGCGCCGCGCGACCTGACCGCCAAATGGCTGATGCCGCGCCTGGCGGAGATCGCGCGCGGCGATGGCGAGCTGCGCTTCGTATTGGTGCCCGCCGACGATGCGATCGACTTCACCGAAGCCAATCTCGATCTCGCGATCCGCTGGGGCGAGGGACCGGGCGAGCATGAGGGCGAGGCGCTGGAAAGCGACGGCATGGTCACCGTCGAGCGGCCGGGCGGCGGGCAGGACGTCAAGATCTGCTGGCCCGGTTGCCTGGACGAGGACGCGGTCTCGCCGGTGCGCGTGTCGGACGCGGGACTCGCGCTCGACGCGGCTGCCGAAGGGCTGGGCCGTGCGACCGTGCCCGAACTGCTCGCGCGCGGCGATATCGCCGCCGGGCGGCTGGCGGTGGCCGGCGAGGCGAAGGTGTCGTCGCTCGGCTATTGGCTGGTCGCACCGCTGCCGCAGTGGCGGCAGAAGAAGGTCAAGGCGCTGGTCGACGCGCTGGCATCGTGA
- a CDS encoding GNAT family protein — protein sequence MRPIPVLETARLRLRERTADDAEALFPSLSDPELMRWWSHAPYTRVDEVRAMFAEPFDVWRAWAITMKGDDTAIGFVAVGEKRQGNVSEIGYMLARAHWGAGIAREAVSRVIEQVFAEGQRRVFADTDPDNKASRALLERLGFKREGYLRAEWETHIGVRDTTLYGLLKEEWRC from the coding sequence GTGAGACCGATCCCGGTCCTCGAGACCGCGCGACTTCGCCTGCGGGAACGGACGGCGGACGATGCCGAGGCGCTGTTTCCCAGCCTCTCCGATCCCGAACTGATGCGCTGGTGGTCGCACGCGCCCTATACGCGGGTCGATGAAGTCCGGGCGATGTTCGCGGAGCCGTTCGACGTTTGGCGCGCATGGGCGATCACGATGAAGGGCGACGACACCGCGATTGGTTTCGTTGCGGTCGGCGAGAAGCGTCAGGGCAATGTGAGCGAGATCGGATACATGTTGGCCCGCGCGCATTGGGGCGCCGGCATCGCCCGCGAAGCAGTGTCGCGTGTGATCGAGCAGGTCTTCGCCGAGGGGCAGCGCCGCGTGTTCGCCGATACCGATCCCGACAACAAGGCTTCGCGCGCCTTGCTCGAACGGCTGGGGTTCAAGCGGGAGGGGTATCTCCGCGCCGAATGGGAAACGCATATCGGCGTGCGCGATACGACGCTGTACGGGCTGCTAAAGGAAGAATGGCGATGCTGA
- a CDS encoding GNAT family N-acetyltransferase, whose translation MSDIAAQPAPHRSDMARPIQLKFEIGARTLMAIQRSLVRIPQSLEDARAGMLPELPALERDAHGYAITSLPETLQSMMVSASGDMLPFVRQRYTRYFIDFSVGFEGWWNGLSANARQGLKRKAKKIAAESGGDLDVRSFSRPSELDEFHDVARRISLRTYQERLLGSGLPDSPEFLREMVAMSAQDRVRAWLLYIAGEPAAYLYCPIVGDNVIYAHVGHDPAFNDLSPGAVLQLEAMRDLFDENRFARFDFTEGEGQHKRQFATGGVPCIDLLLLRPSLANRVTMAALGGFNRGVALVKRGVNAAGLGKLAKKVRRGG comes from the coding sequence ATGAGCGATATCGCCGCCCAGCCAGCGCCCCATCGATCGGATATGGCGCGTCCGATCCAGCTCAAGTTCGAGATCGGCGCCCGCACCCTGATGGCGATCCAGCGCTCGCTGGTGCGCATTCCCCAGAGCCTGGAGGATGCCCGGGCCGGGATGCTGCCCGAATTGCCGGCGCTGGAGCGCGACGCGCATGGCTATGCGATCACCTCGCTGCCGGAGACCCTTCAGTCGATGATGGTGTCGGCGTCGGGTGACATGCTGCCGTTCGTGCGGCAGCGCTACACGCGCTACTTCATCGATTTCTCGGTCGGTTTCGAAGGCTGGTGGAACGGTCTGTCGGCGAACGCGCGGCAGGGGTTGAAACGCAAGGCGAAGAAAATCGCGGCGGAAAGCGGTGGTGATCTCGACGTGCGCAGCTTCTCGCGGCCGAGCGAGCTGGACGAATTCCACGACGTCGCGCGGCGGATTTCGCTGCGCACTTATCAGGAGCGGCTACTGGGGTCGGGTCTGCCCGACAGCCCCGAATTCCTTCGCGAGATGGTGGCGATGTCGGCGCAGGACCGGGTGCGGGCGTGGTTGCTCTACATCGCGGGCGAGCCTGCGGCCTATCTCTACTGCCCGATCGTCGGCGACAATGTGATCTACGCGCATGTCGGCCATGACCCTGCGTTCAACGATCTCTCGCCGGGCGCGGTGCTGCAGCTGGAGGCGATGCGCGACCTGTTCGACGAGAACCGCTTCGCGCGCTTCGACTTCACCGAGGGAGAAGGCCAGCACAAGCGCCAGTTCGCGACTGGTGGGGTGCCGTGTATCGACCTGCTGCTGCTGCGGCCGTCGCTGGCCAATCGCGTGACAATGGCGGCTTTGGGCGGGTTCAATCGCGGCGTCGCGCTGGTGAAGCGCGGGGTGAATGCCGCGGGGCTGGGCAAGCTGGCGAAGAAGGTGCGGCGGGGCGGCTGA
- a CDS encoding aminotransferase class I/II-fold pyridoxal phosphate-dependent enzyme — protein sequence MKRRTGQDPSITRTWKPATQAIRGGTARSEFGETSEALFLTSGYSYDCAADAAARFAGEQAGMTYSRLQNPTVQMLEERIALLEGAEACRTMSTGMAAMTAALLCQLQAGDHLVGGRAAFGSCRWLTDTLLPKFGIETTIVDARDTQQFEDAIRPNTKVFFFETPANPTMDVVDLEAVCGIARRHGIVSVVDNAFATPVLQRPMEFGADVVAYSATKLMDGQGRVLAGAVTGTEDFITNTLLPFTRNTGPNLSPFNAWVVLKGLETLDLRARRQSDNALEVGRFLEGRVARVLHPGLPSHPQHDLAMRQMDAVGPIFAFEVDGGRKRAHALLDALELIDISNNIGDSRSLMTHPSSTTHYGVSEEVRLEMGVTEGLLRLNVGLEDPEDVIADLDRALTVAGL from the coding sequence ATGAAGCGCCGTACCGGACAGGATCCGAGCATCACCCGTACCTGGAAGCCCGCGACGCAGGCGATCCGGGGCGGCACGGCGCGTTCGGAATTTGGCGAGACCAGCGAGGCGCTGTTCCTCACTTCGGGCTATAGCTATGACTGCGCGGCCGACGCCGCGGCGCGCTTCGCCGGCGAGCAGGCAGGGATGACCTATTCGCGGCTGCAGAACCCGACCGTGCAGATGCTCGAGGAGCGGATCGCATTGCTGGAGGGCGCAGAGGCCTGTCGGACGATGTCGACGGGTATGGCGGCGATGACCGCGGCTCTGCTGTGCCAGTTGCAGGCGGGCGATCATCTGGTCGGCGGACGCGCCGCGTTCGGCTCGTGCCGCTGGCTGACCGATACGCTGCTGCCCAAGTTCGGCATCGAGACGACGATCGTCGATGCGCGCGACACGCAGCAATTCGAGGATGCGATCCGGCCGAACACCAAGGTGTTCTTCTTCGAAACCCCGGCCAATCCGACGATGGACGTGGTCGATCTCGAAGCGGTGTGCGGGATCGCGCGGCGGCACGGCATCGTTTCGGTCGTCGATAACGCCTTCGCGACGCCGGTACTGCAGCGGCCGATGGAATTCGGCGCCGATGTGGTGGCTTATTCGGCGACAAAGCTGATGGACGGGCAGGGGCGCGTGCTGGCCGGTGCGGTCACCGGCACAGAGGATTTCATCACCAACACGCTGCTACCCTTCACCCGCAATACCGGTCCCAACCTGAGCCCGTTCAACGCCTGGGTGGTGCTGAAGGGGCTGGAGACGCTCGATCTGCGCGCGCGGCGGCAGAGCGACAATGCGCTCGAAGTCGGGCGCTTCCTCGAAGGGCGGGTGGCGCGGGTGCTGCATCCCGGCCTGCCGAGCCATCCGCAGCACGACCTGGCGATGCGCCAGATGGATGCGGTCGGCCCGATCTTCGCGTTCGAAGTCGATGGCGGGCGCAAGCGGGCGCACGCTTTGCTCGACGCGCTCGAGCTCATCGATATCTCGAACAATATCGGCGACTCGCGCTCGCTGATGACGCATCCGTCCTCCACCACGCATTACGGCGTCAGCGAGGAAGTGCGGCTGGAGATGGGCGTCACCGAAGGGTTGCTGCGGCTCAATGTCGGGCTCGAGGATCCCGAAGACGTGATCGCCGATCTCGACCGGGCGCTGACGGTGGCCGGGCTGTGA
- a CDS encoding glycosyltransferase family 39 protein translates to MLERVKALQTRPWIVALLIGLAAQTLFTVHIDRPTRIMFDEVHYVPAAQAILDLSGPRNIEHPMVGKELIAAGMMLFGDNPVGWRLMPSLAGTATVLGVFALLWLLLGTMRPALIGAALALFNQTIFVQARTAMLDIFLGAFLLWGLVLMLWAMRGQGRAVWWRWIAASALLGLATGVKWSAIPYIALAAAAFLVIRARDARLAKKPLATALSGKDQRHWSGLPAIPALALLGAVSITVYFLTFFPAFFYVNEPLSLPGLFAQQWDMYALQTQVLQPHTYQSNWWSWPLLIRPIWYFYEYDDGAQRGVLLIGNPVVMWGGLLAVLACYWAWFKDKAIRPLAMALLWTASLAIYIVIPKSLGFYYYYHLSGIFICLALAVAFHHFDRGRNRGWEEWFAAASLVAFVYFYPILAASPLGSDQGFRHWMWIPSWA, encoded by the coding sequence ATGCTCGAACGCGTCAAGGCTCTCCAAACCCGCCCCTGGATCGTCGCGCTGCTGATCGGTCTTGCGGCGCAAACGCTCTTCACCGTGCATATCGACCGGCCGACTCGGATCATGTTCGATGAGGTCCATTACGTGCCCGCCGCCCAGGCGATCCTCGATCTCTCGGGCCCGCGCAATATCGAGCATCCGATGGTCGGCAAGGAGCTGATCGCGGCGGGCATGATGCTGTTCGGCGACAATCCGGTCGGCTGGCGGCTCATGCCGAGCCTCGCCGGCACCGCCACCGTGCTCGGCGTGTTCGCCTTGCTGTGGCTGCTGCTCGGGACGATGCGCCCGGCTCTGATCGGCGCGGCGCTGGCGTTGTTCAATCAGACGATCTTCGTCCAGGCACGGACGGCGATGCTCGACATCTTCCTCGGCGCCTTCCTGCTCTGGGGCCTGGTATTGATGCTATGGGCGATGCGGGGACAGGGTCGCGCGGTGTGGTGGCGCTGGATCGCCGCCAGCGCGCTGCTCGGCCTCGCCACCGGGGTCAAATGGTCGGCGATCCCCTATATCGCGCTCGCCGCCGCCGCCTTCCTCGTCATCCGCGCCCGCGACGCGCGCCTAGCCAAGAAGCCGCTCGCCACGGCGCTGTCGGGCAAGGACCAGCGGCACTGGAGCGGCCTGCCCGCGATCCCGGCTTTGGCGTTGCTGGGCGCGGTCAGCATCACGGTCTATTTCCTGACCTTCTTCCCCGCTTTCTTCTACGTCAACGAGCCCCTCAGCCTGCCCGGCCTGTTCGCCCAGCAATGGGATATGTATGCGCTCCAGACCCAGGTGCTGCAGCCGCATACCTATCAGTCGAACTGGTGGAGCTGGCCGCTGCTGATCCGCCCGATCTGGTATTTCTACGAGTATGACGACGGCGCCCAGCGCGGCGTGCTACTGATCGGCAATCCGGTGGTGATGTGGGGCGGGCTGCTGGCGGTGCTGGCCTGCTATTGGGCGTGGTTCAAGGACAAGGCGATCCGCCCGCTGGCGATGGCGCTGCTGTGGACCGCGAGCCTGGCGATCTACATCGTCATCCCCAAGTCGCTCGGCTTTTATTATTACTACCACCTCTCGGGCATCTTCATCTGCCTGGCACTGGCTGTCGCCTTCCATCATTTCGACCGGGGCAGGAATCGCGGCTGGGAGGAATGGTTCGCCGCCGCCAGCCTGGTGGCGTTCGTCTATTTCTATCCGATCCTCGCCGCCTCGCCGCTCGGCAGCGATCAGGGCTTCCGCCATTGGATGTGGATTCCCAGCTGGGCGTGA
- the apaG gene encoding Co2+/Mg2+ efflux protein ApaG, with protein sequence MKALFAEEAETRGITVRVSVSYLPEQSEPTRGRWFWAYHIRIENGSGATVQLLTRHWTITDGRGGKHTVEGEGVVGEQPLIAPGGSFDYVSGCPLATPTGHMQGNYRMVGEDGEGFDVAIPKFALLAPAVAE encoded by the coding sequence ATGAAGGCGCTGTTCGCCGAGGAAGCGGAGACGCGCGGGATCACCGTCCGCGTCTCGGTCAGCTACCTTCCCGAACAGTCGGAGCCGACACGCGGGCGCTGGTTCTGGGCCTATCACATCCGTATCGAGAATGGTTCAGGCGCCACCGTGCAGTTGCTGACGCGGCACTGGACGATCACGGATGGCCGCGGCGGCAAACATACCGTGGAAGGCGAAGGCGTGGTCGGCGAGCAGCCGCTGATCGCGCCGGGCGGCAGCTTCGACTATGTCTCGGGCTGCCCGCTGGCGACGCCGACCGGCCATATGCAGGGCAATTACCGGATGGTCGGCGAAGACGGCGAAGGCTTCGACGTGGCGATCCCGAAATTCGCGCTGCTCGCCCCGGCGGTAGCCGAATGA
- the leuB gene encoding 3-isopropylmalate dehydrogenase has product MPLIAVLPGDGIGPEVTAEARRVLEALNLDLQFEEAPVGGAGYLASGRPLPPETLALAKRADAVLFGAVGDPRFEALERRLRPEAALLALRRELGLFANIRPATLFPGLESASPLKPEVVAGLDIVIVRELTGDVYFGEKGRRNNQEGLRQGYDWMSYDEAEVERIAVVGFEMAKRRKRKLCSVDKANVLETSQLWRDVVNEIAVRYPEVELTHMYVDNAAMQLVKRPADFDVIVTGNLFGDILSDQASMCAGSIGMLPSASLGDWSGANGMYEPIHGSAPDIAGQGKANPCAAILSAAMLMRHSLNDEASFQRIETAVIKAIAGGARTPDLGGTMTTREMGDAVLRELK; this is encoded by the coding sequence ATGCCGTTGATTGCTGTTCTGCCGGGTGACGGAATCGGGCCCGAAGTTACCGCCGAAGCGCGTCGCGTGCTGGAGGCCCTCAATCTCGATCTCCAGTTCGAGGAGGCGCCGGTCGGTGGCGCGGGCTATCTCGCGTCCGGCCGGCCGCTGCCGCCCGAGACGCTGGCGCTGGCCAAGCGCGCCGACGCTGTGCTGTTCGGCGCGGTCGGCGATCCGCGCTTCGAAGCGCTGGAGCGGCGGCTGCGGCCCGAGGCGGCGCTGCTGGCGCTGCGCCGCGAACTGGGGCTGTTCGCCAATATCCGCCCGGCCACGCTGTTTCCCGGGCTGGAGAGCGCGTCCCCGCTCAAGCCCGAGGTGGTCGCCGGGCTCGATATCGTCATCGTCCGCGAGCTGACCGGCGACGTTTATTTCGGCGAGAAGGGCCGCCGCAACAATCAGGAAGGCCTGCGCCAGGGCTATGACTGGATGTCGTATGACGAGGCCGAGGTCGAGCGGATCGCGGTCGTCGGCTTCGAGATGGCCAAGCGCCGCAAGCGCAAGCTCTGCTCGGTGGACAAGGCCAATGTGCTCGAGACTTCGCAGCTGTGGCGCGACGTGGTCAACGAAATCGCCGTGCGATATCCCGAAGTCGAACTGACCCACATGTATGTCGATAACGCGGCGATGCAGCTGGTGAAGCGCCCCGCCGATTTCGATGTGATCGTCACCGGCAATCTGTTTGGCGACATCCTCTCCGATCAGGCGAGCATGTGCGCGGGGTCGATCGGGATGCTGCCCTCGGCGTCGCTCGGCGACTGGAGCGGGGCCAATGGCATGTACGAGCCGATCCATGGCAGCGCGCCCGATATCGCCGGGCAGGGCAAGGCCAATCCCTGTGCCGCGATCCTCTCGGCGGCGATGCTGATGCGGCATTCGCTGAACGACGAGGCAAGCTTCCAGCGGATCGAGACCGCGGTGATAAAGGCGATCGCCGGTGGTGCGCGGACCCCGGATCTGGGCGGCACGATGACGACGCGCGAAATGGGCGATGCGGTGCTGCGGGAGCTTAAGTGA
- a CDS encoding DUF5700 domain-containing putative Zn-dependent protease, with protein sequence MAMLRALIAAVALMFAGAASAQSLAVKVDAEAARAVLAAVRNPALTEAEALAIARLPGNQGLIRKVRSYNRPADDNRLAEALLAAARHRASAEDANYKFGAVRDAADKIAPVVEALADPASLAGVQARIALFTPGRVKGAAAGYLIAGGPAGGFAFGEPEFYLNVARFPAASLARVIMAHELYHGVQGLAMGLRPASAAARACLAKMPEAENLGNLFASLQQEGMASYVGDVLALPAADLDAKTARDKAQRGVDLVGRSVTLLALSTHALTSGSAIAYEDIYGLGFYGDEILYSLGYVMVRAIAKEGGNAAVAELIDQPGAAFVMRYVSLANYGKGKDAPEIDPVTVTWAKRLAECG encoded by the coding sequence ATGGCGATGCTGAGAGCGCTGATTGCGGCCGTGGCCCTGATGTTCGCCGGGGCGGCGAGCGCGCAGAGCCTGGCGGTAAAGGTCGATGCCGAAGCCGCGCGGGCGGTGCTGGCGGCGGTGCGCAACCCCGCGCTGACCGAGGCCGAGGCGCTGGCGATCGCGCGATTGCCGGGAAACCAGGGGCTGATCCGCAAGGTGAGGAGCTATAACCGTCCCGCCGACGACAACCGGCTGGCTGAAGCTTTGCTCGCCGCTGCGCGGCATCGGGCGAGCGCGGAAGATGCCAATTACAAATTCGGCGCGGTGCGCGACGCCGCGGACAAGATCGCGCCCGTGGTTGAGGCTCTTGCCGATCCCGCTTCCTTGGCGGGAGTGCAGGCGCGGATCGCCTTGTTCACGCCGGGGCGGGTGAAGGGCGCGGCGGCCGGGTACCTGATCGCCGGTGGGCCTGCGGGCGGGTTCGCATTCGGAGAGCCCGAATTCTACCTCAACGTCGCGCGCTTTCCGGCGGCGTCGCTGGCGCGCGTGATCATGGCGCACGAGCTGTATCATGGGGTGCAGGGGCTCGCGATGGGGCTGAGGCCTGCCAGCGCGGCGGCCAGGGCCTGTCTGGCAAAGATGCCCGAGGCCGAAAATCTCGGCAATCTGTTTGCCTCGCTCCAGCAGGAGGGCATGGCAAGCTATGTCGGCGATGTGCTGGCGCTGCCGGCCGCCGATCTCGATGCCAAGACGGCGCGCGACAAGGCGCAGCGCGGCGTCGATCTGGTGGGGCGCAGCGTCACTTTGCTGGCGCTGTCGACGCATGCGCTGACGAGCGGATCGGCCATTGCCTATGAGGACATTTACGGCCTCGGTTTCTACGGCGACGAGATACTCTACTCGCTTGGCTATGTGATGGTCCGCGCGATTGCGAAGGAAGGCGGCAACGCAGCGGTAGCCGAACTGATCGACCAGCCCGGCGCGGCGTTCGTGATGCGCTACGTGTCGCTCGCGAATTACGGCAAGGGCAAGGACGCGCCGGAGATCGATCCGGTGACCGTGACTTGGGCCAAAAGGCTCGCGGAGTGCGGCTGA
- a CDS encoding polysaccharide deacetylase, whose product MATRVFITIDTELMWRHHVAGLDMATIVQRSLEPAGVGVGWQLAQLKRHNLKACFFVDPMPALVYGLDPIKRVVGAILEAGQEVQLHVHPNWTGAHAGDKGATHGPFELIDYSFDEQVGLLRGASDMLVAAGAPEPIAFRSGSYSASDDTLGALAQLGFEYDSSHNGSEHPWPSAISLPVTQIAPIGHRGLIEVPVTLIEDQKGHLRHFQICALSVGEMQAALDHAVKHDHAAVTVVSHGFELANRAGTRPNAVHVKRFEALCAMLANRRGVLVTEFFGDRPKLALGRDDKPLGPNTLRTRLRQAEQLWSNWVEERAA is encoded by the coding sequence ATGGCGACGCGCGTCTTCATCACGATCGATACCGAGCTCATGTGGCGGCACCACGTCGCGGGGCTCGATATGGCGACCATCGTCCAGCGGTCGCTGGAGCCGGCGGGCGTGGGCGTGGGTTGGCAGCTTGCCCAGCTCAAGCGCCACAATCTCAAGGCGTGCTTCTTCGTCGATCCGATGCCGGCGCTGGTCTACGGCCTCGATCCGATCAAGCGCGTGGTCGGTGCGATCCTGGAGGCGGGGCAGGAGGTGCAGTTGCACGTCCATCCCAACTGGACCGGGGCACATGCCGGCGACAAGGGCGCGACGCACGGGCCGTTCGAACTGATCGATTACAGTTTCGACGAGCAGGTCGGGCTGTTGCGCGGGGCGAGCGATATGCTGGTCGCGGCGGGTGCGCCCGAGCCGATCGCGTTCCGTTCGGGCAGCTATTCGGCGAGCGACGACACGTTGGGCGCGCTGGCGCAATTGGGCTTCGAATATGACTCCAGCCACAATGGCTCCGAGCATCCCTGGCCGAGCGCGATCTCGCTGCCGGTCACCCAGATCGCCCCGATCGGGCATCGCGGGCTGATCGAAGTGCCGGTGACGCTGATCGAGGACCAGAAAGGGCATTTGCGCCATTTCCAGATCTGCGCGCTGTCGGTCGGCGAGATGCAGGCGGCGCTCGATCATGCCGTGAAGCACGATCATGCCGCGGTGACGGTAGTCAGCCACGGCTTCGAGCTTGCAAATCGCGCAGGGACGCGGCCTAACGCGGTGCATGTGAAGCGCTTCGAGGCGCTATGTGCCATGTTAGCCAATCGCCGGGGGGTATTGGTGACGGAATTTTTCGGCGACCGGCCAAAGCTGGCGTTGGGTCGCGATGACAAGCCGCTGGGGCCGAACACGCTCCGCACGCGCCTGCGCCAGGCCGAGCAGCTTTGGTCGAACTGGGTCGAGGAGCGCGCGGCGTGA
- a CDS encoding glycosyltransferase family 2 protein encodes MTPDLLELAVVIPTFNERGNVATLVARLDAALAGRNWEAIFVDDDSPDGTAQAVRELARLDKRVRVIQRIGRRGLSTACIEGMCATAAPFVAVIDGDMQHDETKLAEMLDALEADDTLEVVIGSRFCEGGCTGEWDSDRVAKSAFATRLSRRVLKADLTDPMSGFFMIRTGIVRQMVPTLSGIGFKILLDIMTASPQPLKFAEVPYVFRTRTEGESKLDHVVAMEYLIALYDRMFGKVVPVRFAMFSGIGALGAGIHFLILGVLFRMMALPFVAATIVATVVAMTFNFFLNNALTYRGQRLKGAKALWAGWVSFCIVCSVGAAANVGVAAFLHNVQHGDWRLSALAGIMVAAVWNFALSSRFTWGRY; translated from the coding sequence GTGACTCCCGATCTGCTCGAACTCGCCGTCGTCATCCCGACCTTCAACGAGCGGGGCAACGTCGCCACGCTGGTCGCCCGGCTCGACGCGGCATTGGCCGGGCGCAATTGGGAGGCGATCTTCGTCGACGACGACAGCCCCGACGGCACCGCCCAGGCGGTGCGCGAGTTGGCGCGGCTCGACAAGCGGGTGCGAGTGATCCAGCGGATCGGGCGGCGCGGGCTTTCGACCGCGTGCATCGAGGGCATGTGCGCGACCGCGGCGCCGTTCGTCGCGGTGATCGACGGCGACATGCAGCATGACGAGACCAAGCTGGCCGAAATGCTCGATGCGCTGGAAGCCGACGATACCCTTGAGGTCGTGATCGGATCGCGCTTCTGCGAAGGCGGCTGCACCGGCGAATGGGACAGCGACCGTGTGGCGAAGTCGGCATTCGCGACCCGGCTGTCGCGCCGGGTGCTCAAGGCCGATTTGACCGATCCGATGAGCGGCTTCTTCATGATCCGCACCGGGATCGTCCGGCAGATGGTGCCGACGCTGTCCGGCATCGGCTTCAAGATCCTGCTCGATATCATGACCGCTTCGCCGCAGCCGCTGAAGTTCGCCGAAGTGCCCTATGTGTTCCGCACGCGGACCGAGGGCGAGAGCAAGCTCGATCACGTCGTAGCGATGGAATATCTGATCGCGCTGTATGACCGGATGTTCGGCAAGGTCGTGCCGGTGCGGTTCGCCATGTTCTCCGGGATCGGCGCGCTGGGGGCGGGGATCCATTTTCTGATCCTCGGCGTGCTGTTCCGGATGATGGCCTTGCCCTTCGTGGCGGCGACGATCGTCGCGACGGTGGTGGCGATGACCTTCAACTTCTTCCTCAACAACGCGCTGACCTATCGCGGCCAGCGGCTGAAGGGCGCGAAGGCTTTGTGGGCCGGCTGGGTGAGCTTCTGCATCGTCTGCTCGGTCGGCGCGGCGGCGAATGTCGGCGTCGCGGCGTTCCTCCACAATGTCCAGCATGGCGACTGGCGGCTTTCGGCGCTGGCCGGGATCATGGTCGCGGCGGTGTGGAATTTCGCGCTGTCGTCGCGCTTCACCTGGGGGCGCTACTAG